The Bombus pascuorum chromosome 13, iyBomPasc1.1, whole genome shotgun sequence nucleotide sequence GTCTGGAAAAGATTCCGACGAGTCGAAAGTTCTACCGACGAAGAGCCAGGTGGCGTACGATTTCGAGAAAGAGTCGTCGCGGGACCAAGATGAAAGACAAAGACAGAAACGAGCCAAGAACTTCTTCAAATCttttttagagaaatattCGGACAGACGGTCCAAGGACGGCTCCAACGTCGTGGAAAGTTTCGATAACGTCGGAGATAATAAAATCGTCGAAGAATATGAGAAAGACGCGAAATCCATTTTAGTCGTTCAACTGCCACGTTTGCACGAGGAAGTGGTGTCGAGAAAGGTGACCGATTCGATGATTCACATGGGCAAAGCTTTCAAGACGAAGATGACGCAGATGATGCCAGGATTCGGACTGGTCCTGTCGTTTTTGCTTCAGATGGTCCTGGCTCATGCGCGTGCAACCGCGTCGATGGCTGGAATGATCAGCAACATGGCTCTCGGAACGGCTATGTTCGGAATGATTCGAGACTCTTTCTTTGGATCGAGCGGTCATCCAAAAATTAAGTACGTTTACGACAACGATAAGAACGGACCAGGAATCTCTTGGCCCGCTCAATACGAATCCGGTTCTCGTTACTACGGACAGCCATCGTTATAGATAAAGCTAATTACCACGAGCGTTATTGGCATATCATATCGGACAGTGGAGCGATGAAATTTCTCGCGATATTCGTTAGATCTCTTACACGCGTAGCGATTTTGATAGATGTAGCGATAAGAGCAAGCGACGTTCGAGGATCCCGGATTTCTTGGGAACAGGAGTCGAATTATCTGGAGTCGGGGTGCACAGGCTAGCCTACGAGCCAGTTTTAAATAAGTAAGAGGGTTCTACGGTTACTGATTACGATTACGCTATGGTAGAATTGTAGTTGACGCACGGCGCTTGATCTACTAAGAGTTAAGACGCATCGGCTTGGTTGGTCGAGGGTTCGTCGTTCGTTTACCTTAAAGGCTGAATAACAATGAACGTTGTATTGGGCTagctttaattttctttcgtaacgCGGTTGACGACGATCCGATCGTCGGCGCTCTTACTCAGTCTTCCtacgaaataaatacatatttacatagaCATTTTAACAGCACGGACCGCAGAGACTCGATCTTAGTTAGGAACAAATGTAGCTCAGAATCGATACGTTTCGGCgagtttattttaaataaagttcGTGGAGGGTTTAATGGTGAAGGGTAACACAATATCTTGATTGCGCTGTTCTCTTATCGATCTCCGTATAATCGAATTGCGCTCGATAACTAAGGACAACACGTAGGTGGTATACGTATATTGTAAAGGCCTTAGCTGCTAAGACTGCCAGCGATTCTCGCTAATTTCTCGCAATATCTACCTttacgaagaataaaaaaaacgcTTGAGAATCCACCCATCCTGGTTTCCTTCCTACAAACACCTCTCACTTAGCTACCGCTTTTTATCGATCCTTCTGTTGCCGGCGCTAATTTTTCAAGATAAGGATCGCGGGATGCGCGCGAGTAACGTAATTGCTCCTGTCTCGAGCGCCTCGTTTCTTGCGCGTAAAAAAACTAAAACGAGCTACACCAACAGACATATATATCGAGATTAAGAAGACGGATATTCGATTGTACGGTTTATCGCAATCGCGAGGAACGACGTTGGCCGCAGCTTCAAGCACTCGGAGGAACACGATCCGAACAGTCAATGTTCGGACGAATACGACTTTgtcttgtttctttatttgtcGTACATCggttactttatttttttcttcttcttcctttttacgctttaaagattaaaaatccTACCggatgttatattttaaattaatcgtaCTATAGACGGAAGGATCGCGCATCGAACCCTCGGAAAAGCCTCGACAGGTTCTTTTACAAAGATCGGTGCTTCGGATACGCGACTGGGTAAACGTTGGACTGCCAcgtatttcgtattattaaacGATTACGGCCGTCGTTAAAGCACAGAAAAAGATACGATCAGCCTATTAAGCTGGCGTTCGCGATCGATcattatactatttatttctatacttACATTACAGGAATACATATCGTTTTAGgcaaaaatataagtaaaatatatcgtcGGAAATATGTGTACGTAATTACATACTTGTCACTGTATATGTAATAGCTAGGTTAAACGTTGATTTCCTAAGAGACGCACGTTTATTACGATATAGAAATTTCGCAGGCATAAACTCGTTACGTTCTCGATAAACGTAAAGCAAGGTAACACTTATGCGACGTCTGAATCTCTTGGGCGTCACGCTAGCAGAAGGGGCAGCACAGAAggtatttcttctttttcctccgaCAGGGTGTGATTTTCTTCCGTCACTTCCGCGGAGAAAGGTAGCTCGTTTAGATAAAACCTTGGACAAATTTACAAACGTCGATCGCTTATATCGAGACATTCGAACTCCAAGTACTTACCATTCGTTCGCACGGTCGCAGTCAATGTGTTCTTCGTCGCTGCACACGCGTTCCCTCTGATCGAACAAGGTATTGTTTGGACAAATTACGGGGAAACCTTTGCCTAAATCGTCACAGGCATGGAAGACTCGACAATCGTAGTCCAGGTCTGCGTACAAACCAACCGGCTTACCCTCGCAGGAAAATCGAAAAGTCAGATTATCGAAAACATCGAAATCGCTCGTTTCTTCGGACAGGTCCTCGTAAGTCTCTAAGCGATGTCGATCCTAGCGagaagaaatatctttttattttttttttttttttcaaattttaattcccGATACGAAACAAGAATTCAAAACGTACAATGTAACCTAGAGTTGGTAAAGCCACGACGACGATCGACAGCCCTGTAAAACAGAAATTCCTTTCGCAAAGGAAAATtcgtttttcaaagaaattgcaaatatatctTACTTACGAGTCCATAGCAGAAGCTTCGAGATAAGTATAGCCGAAGAACGCATGTTCTTACAAATTTCCGAAAGAATTCGAGTGTTCGCGTAATTGATTTTCGTGGTATTCGTTGCGAATCACGATCTCTGTGCGTACGATTCGACGACACTCGGCTGATGCGGTAGCTGTCTTCACTGACACTCCTGGTTCTTGAACCGTGCTATTCAGACAACTTATCGACCTTAACGAGCGAGTAATTTCTCGAAGAGCGTAACGCTATTTCTCGTTATACTTTAAACGCTCGCTAACCGGGATATCCGGTTATTATTTGACGAACATTTACAAACTGCCAACTAATCGAATCTATGTGcgtttaaaaagttaaagacTTGCGAGACATCCACCGG carries:
- the LOC132913163 gene encoding uncharacterized protein LOC132913163, whose protein sequence is MRSSAILISKLLLWTRLSIVVVALPTLGYIDRHRLETYEDLSEETSDFDVFDNLTFRFSCEGKPVGLYADLDYDCRVFHACDDLGKGFPVICPNNTLFDQRERVCSDEEHIDCDRANEWFYLNELPFSAEVTEENHTLSEEKEEIPSVLPLLLA